One Triticum dicoccoides isolate Atlit2015 ecotype Zavitan chromosome 3B, WEW_v2.0, whole genome shotgun sequence genomic window, acacatgtattatgtttccggttaatacaattctagcatgaataataaacatttatcatgaaataaggaaataaataataactttattattgcctctagggcatatttccttcagtaggaccttgagaagaggtgtctaaagggggggtgattagacactaagtatcaaagttgcagtttttacgtttccttaagtttaagtggagtttaggcacaagtttaacattcacaatacataacaagcaagcatgcaaagagtacatgggcatcggaaagtaaagcatgcaacttgcaagaaagtaaagggaagggtttggaggattcaaacacaatttgaGACACGGATGTGTTTAGCGTGGTTCCgaaaggtggtgctatcgtacatccacgttgatggagacttcaacccacacagggtaacggttgcgcgagtccacggagggctccacccacgaagggtccacgaagaagcaaccttgtctatcccaccatggccatcgcccacgaaggacttgcctcactagcggtagatcttcacgaagtaggcgatctccttgcccttacaaactccttggttcaactccacaatcttgtcggaggctcccaagtgacacctagccaatctaggagacaccactctccaagaagtaacaaatggtgcgttgatgatgaactccttgctcttgtgcttcaaatgatagtctccccaacactcaactctctctcataggttttggatctggtggaaagaagatttgagtggaaagcaacttggggaaggctagagatcaagattcatatggtaggaatggaatatcttgatctcaacacatgagtaggtagttctctctcagaaaatgtatgctggaagtgtaggttcagtctgatggctctctccacgaaagaagaggaggtggagtggtatatatagcccccacacaaaatctaaccgttacgcacaatctaccaaactcggtgggaccgaatcattaaactcggtcagaccgatttagcaaataatgtgaccgttaggtttttcggtgggaccgaaatgcaactcggtgagaccgatatggttagggttagggcataccgtaatctcggtaagaccgattacacaaacttggtgagaccgattttggtaataagctttccagagagttggtcaggcaaactcggtttgaccgattacacaaacttggtgggaccgattttggtaatgagtcaaccaggaagtttgcattgtaatctcggtagtgccgattgctcaaactcggtgagaccgattttggtaatagacatacacagagagattataatcccatctcggtgagaccaagatccctatcggtaataccgatttgcctagggtttgtggcagtggctatgacatctgaaatcggtggcgccggataaaaggaatcggtgtgaccgattttggctttaggtttaagtcatttgtggaagtgggaaagtagttgagggttttggagcatatcactaagcacatgaagcaagagactcattaagcaacacctcatccctccttgatagtattggcttttcctatagactcaatgtgatcttggatcactaaaatataaaatgaagagtcttgagcttgaagcttgagccaatcctttgtccttagcatcttgaaggagttcccacatcctttagtccatgccactccattgttgaacttatctgaaacatgctagataaaagtgttagtccaacaagagatatgttgacattaattaccaaaccacctagggagcacttgtgctttcatcacGCGTCCAAATTTTGAACCGTTTCATCTCTCGACTCCTTGCATCGAGATCTTCAAATGTAAATCCcacgttgataggttttgacgattctttttttttcaaaaaaggaaaaaacaaacaaaaaaaatgtactgggagcatgtttttttcctttctgaaagaggcacgattgtgcctcttgcggaagcaaatccgtgcctctatGAGAAGTAAACTCTtgcctctcgtggaaggaaaaaaaccTATTTTTGGGGGTGAATCCATGTTTCTCGCGGAAGTAAAAAAAACATATTCTTTTTGTTTTCAAGATGCACCACCATGCCTTTGtgaaagcaaatccgtgcctctcgtggaagtaaAAAATGTAATTTTTTTCATTCCCAAGAGGCACgactgtgcctctcacggaagcaaatccGTGTCTCTCACAGAAGTAAAAAAAAGTAAAACATATTCTTTTTCTTGTTCCGACCGTGTCTCCCGCAGAAACAAATCCGTGCCTAAAAGCATTTTTTCAAAGTAAAAAATCTGTCCAAAACCTAAAAAAGACTGGTGAAAACCGAAAAAACTTGAGAAAACTATCTGAAAGGACGAAAATGCGTGTGGAAAAAAATAGAAGGGAGCGCTGGGAACGTGACGACGGCTGAGAGCGCACCAAATAACACACTCTTAGCCCATACCAGATGACCCTTGCAGGGCTCCCAAAGAAGTATTCCTTCGTTAGTTACTCCCCCAAATAGGAGGTTCCCGACGGGAGCTCCTATTGAGCGCTGTAGGTGGCGGTTCGCGCTGCTGCTGCTTGCACGGACGCGAAGTGGGTCGGCCCAGCTACTTGCTGAAAAGCAAAAGGTAAAGAAAAATTATCACATTCATTCCGGGAGAAGCGGGACTTGAATTCCGACGCCCACGTCGACGCCACACGAGCTAACCCGTCAGTTACTTGATGAATTTAGAAAAACAGTTCTCTTTGAGCTTTCCTTCAGTATAAACATTAAACATATACTATTATATACCCACTATAAATTATATTTGAATAAATAAACAAAAATGTGAAAATGTATTCACATAAACCATGAATTCAAAAGAAAAGTTCGCAAAAATAgaaaaagtttgtgaatttgaaaaagttcataggatttgaaaaaagttcatcaaatttgaaaaaatctcatcaaatttcagaaaaagttcatcaagtttgaaaaaagttcatagaaattaaaaaaaattcatcgaatttcagaaaaagttcatcggatttgagaaaaagttcaccaaaattgaaaaaagttcatcgaatttcagaaaaagttcatcaaatttgaaaaaagttcctgaatttatataaaacttcataaaTTTAGAAAAAAGGTTCATGAAATTTATAAAACCATGtattaaagaaaacaaaaaaggaatgagaaaaaaaagaaaaagaataaaccaACCTGAATGAGGAATATAAGAAGAAAAATGAACTATCCGTGCACTAGCGTTGTGGTGGCCTGGTGGTTAGAGCCTAGCGGTTGGGTCAGAGAGGTTGTGGTTCGTCTTCCCAACAACCACTTAAGGTCTTTTAGCCAAATTGGAATAATGCCCGTGCGTCGCAGCATGATATAAATATTCTAATACGTTAGCTTATAATTTACCTGTAAATAATAATGCGATTgtgtgtaaataaatgtttatcGAATTTCGCCTGTGAATTAACTTATAGtatggtaagtaaattaaagtgaaatTGGTTTAGAAGGTAAGTAATTAAGGTGATTGAGGTTGGACGAAGAGCTGATAGAAAAAAAAGGTAAAATGAGAACCTTTTATtcttagtagtactccctccgttccaaattaaaccacgacgagtaatttggaacggagggagtagtagatagagaaaaaaaaagggAAGACGAGAAGACGATCGACTGCAAATTTGCGTTTTCACTGGGCAGGCCCATGCGAACGCCGCATGTTTCCTCGCGCACGGCCCACCAGAGCCTTCTAGGGTTTCTCCGTAGTGCTTATATAGCGTCACCCCTCCTCTTCCGGAGATCTAACAACTCCGTCCGCGCCGCCTCCCTTTACGCCCTTATTTTACTCGAGGGTTCGTGCCCCCTGATTCAGATGAGGATTTGGGTTTGACGACCGCTCATCGGATTCGAGTTGCAGGTTTCAAGGGGCAGAAGCAACCTCGCCACATAACTGCCTAATCCCAATTTCTGGTTCGTTTTCTTCGCTCATCAGCTTAGATATGACGATGCGTTATAGGATAATAATCGGATCCCCTCCCCCATGGCACCTACAGATCTAAATCTAGAATTAACGAGGAACTTCAGTTAATTAAATTTGTTCAGCTGTGAATTCAAACAGACCTGCAGATCTAAATCTTGAGGCAACGAGGACCTGTGGTTAATTGAATTTAATCAGCTGCGAATTGCAGGTACCTAAAATCTAAGGAAGAGTCCAGAGAGAATGCCAAAGCGACCCTACGAAGGGCGCGTTGGCAAGAAGGTCAAGCGTCGCCGTCGTCACCTTTATGTTGTCATGAAGGACGAGGACGGTAGATGCGGTATCCACAAATTTGATTTATCTACGAATCTGTTGGACGATGGCCACCCAGTTGTGGAGGTTCTACCGCCCGCTCTCAACCATTTCGATTCTCCCTCGAGGGGATTCTTTGTGGCCTTCGGCACCAAGATCATGGTATTCCATTCAAAATCGGACAAGATCGGCCCCCCTTTCTTTGATGTTAGCACTCACAACATGGGTCAGGGTCCTCGGACCAGGTCACGTCTTTCTCAACCCATATATCTGCCGGTTTGTGACAAGCTTGTTGCTCTGGATGGCAACCACTCGGAGCTTCTTTATCTTCCTCCACTGGAAGGGAAATGGTTGCGGTGTAAGCTCCCAAACCTTTCCTTCAACCTCCAAGACATTATCTCTCACGCTGTGCACCCTGACGGCCGGACCATCTTTGTCAGCTTCAAGAGTTACTCATCCACCGCCACATTTTCCCTTGATACTTGGTCGGATCATGCTAGGTGGAGGTTTCATGGCATGTGGGGGCTGCCGTTCACAGGTCGTGCTCACTTTGTCCCAGGGCTCAACGCCTGGGTTGGGCTTTCTGGTGATCAGGACACGCTTGGCCACCTTTGCTCCTGTGATGTCGTGTCCACTGATCCTGATTCCAGCAACAAGCATTCCCCACCACCATGGAAGCTTGGTAAGGAGAAACTGTTCTGCAAGAAATCATTCGAGGAACACGTAGGAGCCAACCTTTTGTACCTGGGAGTCGAAACCAATTTCTGCCTTCTGCATTATTTCAGTGTTAAAGATGATGATTGCATGCCGCATTTGCTTCGATTGCTTACTTTCTCTGTCAAGTATGATAAGAATGGAGACATCTGGACCTGCCGAATTCTAGAGTCTAGCGTGAATGGTGCAAGGTGGACCAAATCACGTCGCCGGCGCAGATGCTACAAGCTTCCTAGCGCAGCAACGATTCTCGATCCTGCCCTGCAGGTTCCTGTGGCATTCTGGATGTAGCAAGAATCTTTGCTTAGGTTGTTCAGTTATACATTGTTATGTCAAGTTATCTGTAGGGTGATGTATGCTGTCCCTATTTATTATGAACTTCTGTAATATTAAATCCACTATTCTGTCATTTTAGAACTCTAGATCCACTGTTGATTTTCTCGTCTAAAATATTCGTTTTGTTTGCTTGGATGGGGCAAAACCTGAGAAAATCGGATATTTGCCACTCGACATGGCTTCGCACAAATTGCCACTTTCTTTGTTTGCTTCTAAAAAATGGGGACTCGAGCCTCTAATTCTATTATTACTTTGCTCCGTTGGTAGCATCACCTGCCAAATCCTGATTATACAAACAATAACTCCCTCCACTCCACTCCATTTCACACCCCGTTTCGAAAAAACCCTCCATTTCACACGGTGCAATGTAAGTACATATGTCTTGAAATAACAATTTTGTGAATGAAGATAAAGTTCCTCACAGCGTCAAATTTCAACCTGACATTTCACATGAGCAAATTGTTTAAATATCTCACTCAAGAAAATATCACAAATAAGCAGGACCGACCCACTTCGTTTTGCTTTGGCTAAATCAAATCAATTTATAATGATATGCTGATCAGATcaaagcatggttaatagtatgccAACATCTGGCTAAATCAAATCAAATTTATAATGATATGCTGATCAGACCAAggcatgttttttttttgaaaaacaaatGGACTTTATTCAACCGAAATAACAGATACATCGTTTGCGAGGAATGGTACAATCTCAATCATACGCTCCTCAAACCAATCTAGAAGAAATTCTAGCCAACCTAGAAAGCAAGCTCGTACGCATTCTTATTGGCTtccctattacaatgttcaaatCTAGAGGTAGAAAAATCACACACCAAAAAATAGCAATCATCAAAGACTGCCGCCGCCGCTCCTGCTGACCGTCCGCCATTATTTATGGTTTCAATAACCTCCAAATTATAAGAATTAATAACTAGGCGATTGCAACCCGCACGTTGCGCTAGTGAAAGACCGAATCTGAGAGCCCAAGCTTTCGCTGTTAGAGCATCGATGCAATGATCAATTTTCCAAGTACCCCCTACAATAAAGTTCCCTTTGTCGTTCCTCAGGACAACCCCAGTCGTACCTTTAAGAAGATCATGATCAAAAGAAACATCAACATTAAGTTTCACAAAACCCACCGAAGGACGAATCCAACCCCTCTTTTCGTAGAAGCCCTTGACTGGAAGCAACAACATAATTAGCCGTAAGAGCTTGTATCCCcattgaaatctgttttgcattttgaATTATCTCGTTGTGCACTAATTTCCGTCTTTCCCACCATAAATACCAAGACGTAATGGCAATCATCTCCCGAGTATTCTGGAACCCCATAATAGATAAATCTTGGCCAAGCATGAGCAACAAAAAACCGAGGACCACCTCTCCAGCACGATCAACTTCACAAGCTTGAGCAATGATCTCGTCTAATCCAAGCCTTCTCCAGACCTCTTTTGCCTTCTGGCACTGAAACAACATATGCTTTGTGTCTTCTAAACCAGAAACGCAACAAGGGCATAAAGGCGAAACTTTCATGTGTCTATTAGCAAGCGTAACACGACATGGAAGAGTACCATGCAACGTCCGCCAAATAAAATTTTTCACCTTCGCAGGACAAGATAACTTCCAAATCTTACACCAAATTGGATTAAAGTTTGTTCGACCCATTCCATTAGTACGACGAAGTTTCCTTCCATGTTGATAATCCCACTCAACAAAATATGCAGATCGAACAGAAAAAATCCCGCTCTTAGTATGACTCCAGGCAACAAAATCTAACATATCAAACTTAGGCAGAGGGATAGCAAGGACACGCTGTGAATCAACAGGCCACAAGGTCTGTCTGATGAGATCCTCATCCCACCTGTTCGAAGAGGGGTCAATGAGATCAGACACTTTTGATAACAAATGTTGTCCCTTTGGAGTGATGACTTTCCTGTTAGCACAGTTAAGGATCCAAGCATCTTCCCAAATGTCAATTTTCTGACCATTTCCAACATGCCAAATATAGCCATGTTTTAAGGTATTAACCCCCGCCATAATACTTTGCCATATGAAGGATGATCCCTTTTTTAACTTTGTGTTCAATAAATCTCCATCAGGAAAATACTTAGCTCGCAAAATGGTGGCACACAAGGAATCTGGGCTCTCAAGGAGACGCCAAGCTTGTTTAGCCAACATCGCCAAATTAAAACAATGAATGTAACGAAAGCCCATTCCGCCTTGGCTTTTCGGAACACACATTTTCCACCACGCCATCCAACGCATCCTTCTCTGGTTGTCGTCATCACCCCACCAAAAATGTGACATCTCGTCAGTTATTCCTTTACattttttttaggaattttaaagaccgaCATAGCATAAGTTGGGATAGCTTGAACAACAGACTTGAGAAGAACTTCCTTGCCTCGAGtggataaaagtttttctttccgtCCGCTAATTTTCATAACAATGCGATCAATCAGATATTGAAAACAATCAGTCTTATCTAACCCCACATGCGCAGGTAGGCCAGATACTTATCATTGAGAGCTTCGATCATGATATTCAAAATTGAGCAAATTTGTTCTGTAATGTCCCTACTCGTATTTGGGCTAAAAAATATGCTAGATTTTTCAACGCTCACCATTTGTCCAGACGCATCACAATATAAGTCCAAAATTGATTTAAGTGTCTCTGCATTTTGTTGATTAGCTTTCATGAGGATTAATGAGTCATCCGCAAAAAGGAGATTTGTGATAGTAGGGGCCTCTCTAGAAACCTTGACTCCTGAAATATTCCCAATCTCCTCCGCATGCGCCAAGAGAGCAGTAAGGCCCTCCATGCATAATAAGAAAAGGTAGGGAGATAATGGATCACCTTGTCTTAAGCCCCTAGTAGGCTTGAAACTTTCAGTTTCTTCATCATTAATTTGTACCCTATACTCAACAGTAGAGACACATTTCATAATAAGATTTACCCGTCTCTCCTGGAAACCGAGTTTCAACATAATTCCCTTCAAAAAAGGCCATTCGACTCGATCGTAAGCTTTATGCATATCAAGCTTGATAGCGCATGAACCCTCTTTTCCCACCCTCTTATTTTTAATAGTATGAAAGCTCTCATAAGCCACTAAAACATTGTCTGTAATCAATCTATCAGGCACAAAAGCACTTTGGGTTGGGCTGATAATATTAGGTAGTAAAACCTTCAAACGCGCCGACTACATTTTGGAGATAATTTTGTATACCACATTGCAAAGACTGATAGGTCTAAACTGGGTTACCTTCTCGGGTGAGTTGACCTTGGGAATCAACACAATCGCAGTATCATTCCAACCCGGTGGAATTGTACAAGTATTCACTGCTTGCAAGACCTCATCCACCAAATCATCCCCTAGCATGGGCCAAAATCTTTTATAAAAAATA contains:
- the LOC119276767 gene encoding uncharacterized protein LOC119276767 isoform X2; amino-acid sequence: MPKRPYEGRVGKKVKRRRRHLYVVMKDEDGRCGIHKFDLSTNLLDDGHPVVEVLPPALNHFDSPSRGFFVAFGTKIMVFHSKSDKIGPPFFDVSTHNMGQGPRTRSRLSQPIYLPVCDKLVALDGNHSELLYLPPLEGKWLRCKLPNLSFNLQDIISHAVHPDGRTIFVSFKSYSSTATFSLDTWSDHARWRFHGMWGLPFTGRAHFVPGLNAWVGLSGDQDTLGHLCSCDVVSTDPDSSNKHSPPPWKLVLKMMIACRICFDCLLSLSSMIRMETSGPAEF
- the LOC119276767 gene encoding uncharacterized protein LOC119276767 isoform X1 → MPKRPYEGRVGKKVKRRRRHLYVVMKDEDGRCGIHKFDLSTNLLDDGHPVVEVLPPALNHFDSPSRGFFVAFGTKIMVFHSKSDKIGPPFFDVSTHNMGQGPRTRSRLSQPIYLPVCDKLVALDGNHSELLYLPPLEGKWLRCKLPNLSFNLQDIISHAVHPDGRTIFVSFKSYSSTATFSLDTWSDHARWRFHGMWGLPFTGRAHFVPGLNAWVGLSGDQDTLGHLCSCDVVSTDPDSSNKHSPPPWKLGKEKLFCKKSFEEHVGANLLYLGVETNFCLLHYFSVKDDDCMPHLLRLLTFSVKYDKNGDIWTCRILESSVNGARWTKSRRRRRCYKLPSAATILDPALQVPVAFWM